A window of the Butyricimonas faecalis genome harbors these coding sequences:
- a CDS encoding [Fe-Fe] hydrogenase large subunit C-terminal domain-containing protein produces the protein MQLRPIYTEPDNCQDCYKCIRECPVKAIRMENNQASIIEDRCIYCGHCTQVCPTGAKKIRDGLTRAKLTLTQNPKVILSLAPSYVSEFEGIHSSVLIAAIKRLGFTSVSETALGAEIVTDRTEKFLEEAESGVYISSACPVVVEYIRKYSPEHVRFITPIISPMLAHAKILKQLYGEDVKIVFAGPCICKKLEADYFNNLIDVVITFKDLKKWFEQSDINLKNIAPHQPEACFVPYRSGMGAYYPIEGGMLKGMHEGKKQIHHMAFSELSTVKDVLKELDAHRENDSIFLELLACKGGCINGPAKLSHISPALKRYEIIHQSELGNPKDDFKNIDLQILFCKDPHVQDHSYTEEEIKQAMAVVGKTGPEDELNCSGCGYDTCRDFAIAMLEGRAEENMCVSYMRKIAHDKATVLLQKISAGVLLVNSELKVVDMNQSCATLMGEDIASIYEVDPGLNGVALKNICSYEDLFRAVLTTGKEIIERQVREEDRTWIISIYNIQPHRLVFGLLQDLREPYVRKEWMLEKTQEVIKKHMETVQQVACLLGENAAFTDATLRTVMEAYKKNDQKKPL, from the coding sequence ATGCAACTAAGACCCATCTATACAGAACCGGACAATTGTCAGGATTGCTACAAATGTATCCGGGAATGCCCCGTGAAGGCAATCCGGATGGAAAACAACCAGGCATCCATCATTGAAGACCGTTGCATCTACTGCGGGCATTGCACGCAAGTATGCCCGACAGGGGCTAAAAAAATTCGTGACGGGTTAACCCGTGCGAAATTGACCTTGACGCAAAACCCGAAAGTCATTCTATCACTGGCCCCCTCGTACGTGAGTGAATTCGAAGGGATTCATTCCAGCGTGTTGATTGCTGCCATCAAGCGGTTGGGGTTCACAAGTGTATCGGAAACCGCGTTAGGAGCTGAAATTGTCACGGATAGGACTGAAAAATTCTTGGAAGAAGCCGAGAGTGGCGTGTACATCTCCTCGGCTTGTCCGGTTGTCGTTGAATACATCCGGAAATATTCCCCGGAACACGTGCGTTTTATTACCCCGATTATTTCTCCCATGCTGGCTCACGCCAAGATTTTGAAACAATTGTACGGGGAGGACGTGAAAATCGTGTTTGCAGGTCCTTGTATCTGCAAAAAACTGGAAGCCGACTATTTTAACAACCTCATTGACGTGGTGATCACGTTCAAAGACTTGAAAAAATGGTTTGAGCAATCCGACATCAACTTGAAAAATATCGCACCGCATCAGCCGGAAGCCTGTTTTGTTCCTTACCGTTCCGGCATGGGCGCTTACTACCCCATTGAAGGAGGGATGCTAAAAGGAATGCACGAAGGCAAAAAACAAATACATCACATGGCTTTCTCGGAGCTTTCTACGGTGAAAGACGTGTTGAAAGAGTTGGATGCGCACCGGGAGAACGATTCCATTTTCTTGGAATTACTGGCTTGTAAGGGCGGATGTATCAACGGGCCTGCCAAATTAAGCCATATATCCCCCGCCTTGAAAAGATACGAGATTATTCATCAATCGGAATTGGGGAATCCCAAGGATGATTTCAAAAATATCGATTTGCAGATTCTGTTCTGTAAAGACCCCCACGTGCAAGATCATTCCTACACGGAAGAGGAGATCAAACAGGCCATGGCCGTCGTGGGTAAAACCGGACCGGAGGATGAATTAAATTGTAGTGGTTGCGGCTACGACACTTGTCGCGACTTCGCCATTGCCATGCTGGAAGGACGGGCTGAAGAGAACATGTGTGTATCTTACATGAGAAAAATTGCACATGACAAGGCCACTGTACTTCTCCAGAAGATTTCGGCCGGAGTGTTACTCGTCAACTCGGAATTGAAAGTAGTGGACATGAATCAATCCTGCGCCACGCTCATGGGAGAGGACATTGCCTCCATTTACGAGGTCGATCCCGGATTAAACGGGGTGGCACTGAAAAACATCTGTTCCTACGAGGACTTGTTCCGTGCCGTGTTGACAACCGGAAAGGAAATTATCGAACGGCAGGTTCGGGAAGAAGACCGGACATGGATTATATCCATCTACAATATACAACCTCACCGGTTGGTTTTCGGGTTATTGCAAGATTTACGCGAACCTTACGTCCGTAAGGAATGGATGCTTGAAAAGACCCAGGAGGTAATCAAGAAACACATGGAAACCGTCCAGCAAGTAGCTTGTTTGCTCGGGGAAAATGCCGCGTTCACGGATGCCACGTTACGCACCGTGATGGAGGCTTACAAGAAAAATGATCAAAAGAAACCACTCTAA
- a CDS encoding SpoIIE family protein phosphatase: MRNNGNFIEVDFFQKNKAGNVVCGDCFMSQKLKGEGRVISVLSDGLGSGIKACVLSTMTATMAMNFTAMNESILRTSTSIMNTLPKDMVRKISYSTFCICDIDCFGNVKIIEYETPSYYLYRNGRFVSISKEKIPVEREDLENTFLWISEFTLEKEDRIIFFSDGVSQSGMGTAKMPFGWEDGAKEYIANLVNQYNDISAKELAHKIVNQAEKNDGYSLKDDTSCCVIYMRKPRNLLVCTGPPYDEKNDKYLANRVREFQGKKILCGGTTATIISRELGTKMEVDMNIVDKELPPISKMDGVDLVTEGILTLGKVERILTEGDIDHRREAGPAEMMVRMLLNSDKITLLVGTRINTAHQDPNLPVELEIRRNVVKKIKFLLETKYLKDVEIMYI; encoded by the coding sequence TTGAGAAACAACGGTAATTTCATCGAGGTTGACTTCTTCCAGAAGAATAAAGCGGGCAACGTGGTCTGCGGGGATTGCTTCATGTCTCAAAAATTAAAAGGCGAAGGGCGTGTTATCAGCGTGCTGTCAGATGGTTTGGGAAGCGGGATCAAAGCCTGTGTCCTATCCACGATGACGGCAACCATGGCCATGAATTTTACCGCCATGAACGAGAGCATCCTGCGCACCTCCACCTCGATCATGAATACCTTACCGAAAGACATGGTGAGAAAGATCAGTTATTCGACCTTTTGCATCTGTGACATCGATTGTTTCGGTAACGTGAAAATTATAGAGTATGAAACTCCCTCCTACTATTTGTACCGGAATGGGCGTTTCGTCAGCATATCCAAGGAAAAAATCCCGGTGGAACGGGAAGACCTTGAGAACACGTTCCTGTGGATTTCCGAGTTCACGCTGGAAAAAGAAGACCGGATTATCTTCTTCAGTGACGGGGTGAGCCAATCCGGAATGGGCACGGCTAAAATGCCCTTTGGCTGGGAAGACGGGGCAAAGGAGTATATTGCAAACTTGGTAAATCAATACAATGATATATCGGCCAAGGAATTGGCACATAAAATAGTGAATCAAGCGGAAAAGAACGACGGTTACTCGTTGAAGGACGACACGAGTTGTTGTGTTATCTATATGCGAAAACCCCGTAACTTGCTTGTGTGTACGGGTCCTCCCTACGACGAAAAGAACGATAAATACCTGGCTAACCGGGTTCGGGAATTTCAAGGGAAAAAGATCCTGTGCGGGGGAACCACGGCAACCATTATCTCCCGTGAACTGGGAACGAAAATGGAAGTCGACATGAACATCGTGGACAAAGAGCTCCCTCCCATCTCCAAGATGGATGGCGTTGATCTTGTCACCGAAGGAATCCTGACGCTAGGTAAGGTGGAACGCATCCTGACGGAAGGAGATATTGACCACCGTCGGGAAGCCGGACCGGCAGAAATGATGGTGAGAATGTTGTTGAATAGTGATAAGATCACGTTACTCGTGGGAACCCGTATCAACACGGCACACCAAGATCCCAATCTCCCCGTGGAGTTGGAGATCCGGAGGAACGTGGTCAAAAAAATAAAATTTTTATTGGAGACAAAGTATTTGAAAGATGTAGAGATTATGTATATTTAG
- a CDS encoding NADH-quinone oxidoreductase subunit NuoE family protein: protein MMKKVNVKICVGTMCYVMGGAELRDVIESLPQNILEHLNISYSPCLECGESEQAPPFIEVNGKRIAGVSKNSLIQIVKEEVRNVI from the coding sequence ATGATGAAAAAAGTAAATGTAAAAATATGCGTGGGCACCATGTGTTATGTCATGGGTGGCGCAGAGTTGAGAGATGTGATTGAATCTCTTCCCCAAAATATCCTCGAACATCTTAATATAAGCTATTCTCCCTGTTTAGAGTGTGGCGAAAGTGAACAAGCCCCACCGTTTATTGAAGTAAATGGAAAACGTATTGCTGGCGTTAGTAAAAATAGTTTAATACAAATCGTTAAAGAGGAAGTAAGAAATGTTATATGA
- a CDS encoding monomeric [FeFe] hydrogenase codes for MLYDNFAMLTKRELLIRIVKLLKEENLVDGVKYIPVEMRPKNKRPIKCCVHKDRYILKHKIISILGFEITDEEIDLIPLSEFAQKALDNKNTKENILSVVHEACSACMQSQYFVTNMCRGCEGRPCLMNCPKAAISFKGGKACITQEDCVGCGLCSKVCPYHAIVYTPVPCEDVCPVKAITKGEDGTEHIDKDKCIYCGKCMQTCPYGAIMERSKVIDVYKGITAPDKKIIAIPAPAIYGQFNATPGQILSAIKAIGFDDVVEVALGAEDTSRNEAAEFLERMEEGKPFMTTSCCPAYVGWVDKHAPMVKPFVSDTRSPMVYAARRVKEQHPDAEVVFIGPCLAKRYEAEMYVPEVDYVMSFEELGAFMVAYDINPENCEELPLNPEVTKFSRGYAQAGGVRNAIVEAVGNGYTTLAIEGLDKKNQTLLKTMVKKPEAQFVEVMACDGGCVNGPCSLAPLTLAKRQIKKALEK; via the coding sequence ATGTTATATGACAATTTTGCTATGCTCACGAAACGTGAGTTACTGATTAGAATTGTAAAACTTTTAAAGGAAGAAAATCTAGTAGATGGGGTGAAGTACATTCCAGTAGAAATGCGCCCCAAAAATAAAAGACCGATCAAGTGTTGCGTGCATAAAGATCGCTACATCTTGAAGCATAAGATTATTTCCATCTTGGGCTTCGAGATCACGGACGAGGAAATTGACCTGATCCCCTTGTCTGAATTCGCACAGAAAGCACTTGACAACAAGAACACGAAAGAGAATATTCTTTCCGTGGTTCACGAGGCTTGTAGTGCTTGTATGCAATCCCAGTATTTCGTGACCAACATGTGTCGCGGTTGCGAAGGGCGTCCCTGCTTGATGAACTGCCCGAAAGCAGCCATCTCTTTCAAGGGGGGTAAAGCTTGCATCACGCAAGAAGACTGCGTGGGTTGCGGACTATGCTCTAAAGTTTGTCCTTACCACGCGATCGTGTACACGCCCGTACCTTGCGAGGATGTTTGCCCGGTAAAGGCAATTACCAAAGGGGAAGACGGCACCGAGCACATCGATAAAGATAAATGTATCTATTGCGGGAAATGTATGCAAACTTGTCCCTACGGGGCCATCATGGAACGTTCCAAAGTGATCGACGTGTACAAGGGTATTACCGCTCCGGACAAGAAAATCATCGCTATACCGGCTCCGGCTATCTACGGACAGTTCAACGCGACTCCGGGACAGATTCTTTCCGCCATCAAGGCCATCGGTTTCGATGACGTGGTAGAAGTTGCCTTAGGAGCAGAAGATACCTCGCGTAACGAGGCTGCCGAGTTCTTGGAACGCATGGAAGAAGGAAAACCTTTCATGACTACTTCTTGCTGCCCGGCATACGTGGGTTGGGTGGACAAACACGCCCCCATGGTAAAACCGTTCGTTTCCGACACCCGTAGCCCGATGGTGTACGCCGCCCGCCGGGTAAAAGAACAACATCCGGATGCCGAAGTCGTATTCATCGGCCCGTGTCTGGCTAAACGTTACGAGGCTGAAATGTATGTTCCGGAAGTGGACTACGTGATGAGCTTCGAAGAGTTGGGTGCATTCATGGTAGCTTATGATATCAATCCGGAAAATTGTGAAGAATTACCCTTGAATCCGGAAGTAACGAAATTCTCCCGCGGATATGCCCAAGCCGGAGGTGTTCGCAATGCCATTGTAGAAGCTGTTGGAAATGGTTACACGACTCTCGCTATCGAGGGACTTGATAAGAAGAACCAAACTTTACTGAAAACTATGGTGAAGAAACCGGAAGCTCAGTTTGTTGAAGTGATGGCTTGTGACGGAGGTTGTGTGAACGGACCTTGTTCGTTGGCCCCGCTGACATTGGCAAAACGACAGATCAAGAAAGCATTGGAAAAATAA
- a CDS encoding Gfo/Idh/MocA family protein: protein MICFCTNGVSEKETKKSLMIEVPVPERPAGQKDVVNLVTPKLDTVRVGFIGLGMRGPGAVERFLHIPGTKVVALSDIRPEQVEKCQGILRKAGAPEAAGYSGSEDAWKQLCERDDIDLVYIVTDWLHHTPMALYAMEHGKHVAIEVPAAMNMEEIWALINMAEKKQLHCMMLENCVYDFFELTTLNMAQQGVFGEILHVEGAYIHNLEEFWPYYWNNWRMDYNRKHRGDVYATHGMGPACQLLDIHRGDKMNYLVCMDTKAVSAPEYLKNKTGEEVKDFKNGDHTITLIRTENGKTIQIQHDVVSPRPYSRMYQLTGTKGFANKYPVSGYALKPTQVSSDVAPDHENLNSHGFVPENVKKALMEKYKHPIQIELEEQAKKVGGHGGMDFIMDYRLVYCLRNGLPLDMDVYDLAEWCCLGELTALSLENNSAPVAIPDFTRGGWNKTKGYRHAMVK, encoded by the coding sequence ATGATTTGTTTCTGTACGAATGGTGTATCTGAAAAAGAGACAAAAAAAAGTTTAATGATTGAGGTACCTGTTCCCGAACGTCCCGCGGGACAAAAGGATGTAGTGAATTTAGTAACGCCGAAACTGGATACCGTGCGGGTTGGGTTTATCGGTTTGGGAATGCGGGGACCCGGTGCCGTGGAGCGGTTTTTACATATTCCCGGAACGAAGGTGGTTGCCTTGTCTGATATTCGTCCGGAACAAGTGGAGAAATGTCAGGGTATTTTGAGGAAAGCGGGAGCTCCGGAGGCTGCCGGTTATTCCGGGAGTGAGGATGCTTGGAAGCAACTTTGCGAACGGGATGATATTGATTTAGTGTATATTGTAACCGATTGGCTACATCATACCCCGATGGCTTTGTATGCCATGGAGCACGGGAAACACGTGGCGATTGAGGTGCCTGCCGCCATGAATATGGAGGAGATTTGGGCATTGATTAATATGGCAGAGAAGAAACAGTTACATTGCATGATGTTAGAGAATTGCGTGTATGATTTCTTTGAGTTGACGACGTTGAATATGGCACAACAAGGGGTATTTGGCGAAATCCTGCATGTGGAAGGAGCTTATATCCATAATTTGGAGGAATTCTGGCCTTATTACTGGAACAATTGGCGTATGGATTATAACCGGAAACACAGGGGAGATGTTTATGCTACTCACGGTATGGGACCGGCTTGCCAGTTGCTGGATATTCACCGGGGTGACAAGATGAATTACTTGGTATGTATGGACACGAAGGCCGTTTCTGCCCCCGAGTATTTGAAGAACAAGACCGGGGAAGAGGTGAAAGACTTCAAGAACGGGGATCACACGATCACCTTGATCCGTACGGAAAACGGGAAAACCATCCAGATTCAGCATGACGTGGTCTCTCCTCGTCCGTATAGCCGGATGTACCAGTTGACGGGAACAAAAGGATTCGCCAACAAGTATCCGGTTTCGGGATACGCTTTGAAACCGACACAAGTTTCATCGGATGTGGCTCCCGATCATGAGAATTTGAATTCACACGGGTTTGTTCCGGAGAATGTGAAGAAGGCTTTGATGGAAAAATATAAACACCCGATTCAGATCGAATTGGAAGAGCAAGCCAAGAAAGTCGGGGGACATGGTGGAATGGATTTTATCATGGATTACCGTTTGGTATATTGTTTACGGAACGGACTACCGTTGGATATGGACGTGTACGATTTAGCAGAATGGTGTTGTTTGGGTGAGCTGACAGCTCTTTCGCTAGAGAATAACAGTGCTCCCGTGGCGATTCCTGATTTCACCCGCGGAGGTTGGAACAAGACGAAAGGGTATCGTCACGCGATGGTGAAATAG
- a CDS encoding TolC family protein → MNIQTNIATILFIIIPSLVGFSQEKPTSSWNLKDCIDYARKNNIQVQSAKVTQQSANVDLLQAKAQLFPSLTFSSSQGWGHQKTEQTNGTFKSQSAYTGSYTLNGGLTIYNGGKLTRSIRQQQITNTAQEYQVNMAENDIEIAVTEAYLQILYANESLKTNRQTLETSAAQLARSKELLAAGSIAASDYAQIEAQYSNDQYNVTMAENTLTLNKLQLKQLLELEPTDSFEVYFPELEDTQVLTPAPSLMEVYQVALETMPEMKNSQLNVESSQLEEKIAAGDRLPNISLSASVGTNHDSKSDHSFSKQLNNRLNENVGINISIPISKNRQVKSAVEKAKLQTETARLEELNTRKELWKTVETLHQNVISAQSRYVAATNSVKSASMSYNLVQEQFNAGMKNTVELLTEKNNYLSALQEQIQAKFEAILSLKLLNFYRNQPIEI, encoded by the coding sequence ATGAATATACAAACGAACATTGCAACCATCCTTTTTATAATCATTCCGTCCTTAGTGGGCTTTTCACAGGAAAAGCCCACTTCTTCCTGGAATTTGAAGGATTGTATCGATTATGCCCGGAAAAATAACATCCAGGTGCAATCGGCAAAAGTAACGCAACAAAGCGCTAACGTGGATTTGTTACAGGCGAAAGCACAACTTTTTCCCTCGTTGACATTCAGTAGTTCTCAAGGTTGGGGACACCAAAAAACAGAACAAACAAATGGTACATTTAAATCACAGAGCGCCTACACGGGTAGTTACACCCTAAACGGGGGACTGACGATTTACAACGGAGGCAAATTAACCCGCTCCATCCGTCAACAACAAATCACGAACACGGCACAGGAGTATCAGGTAAACATGGCTGAGAACGACATTGAAATTGCCGTCACAGAGGCCTACCTGCAAATACTTTACGCGAATGAATCGCTAAAAACCAACCGGCAAACGTTGGAAACCTCTGCCGCCCAGTTGGCACGTTCCAAAGAATTACTGGCTGCCGGTTCAATTGCTGCCAGCGATTACGCCCAAATTGAAGCACAATACAGCAACGATCAGTACAACGTGACAATGGCAGAGAATACTCTCACTTTAAATAAATTACAACTAAAACAATTATTGGAATTGGAACCAACGGATAGTTTTGAAGTCTATTTCCCGGAACTGGAGGATACCCAGGTACTCACCCCGGCGCCCTCCCTCATGGAAGTTTATCAGGTAGCCCTAGAAACTATGCCGGAGATGAAGAATAGCCAGTTAAACGTGGAATCATCCCAGTTGGAAGAAAAGATTGCGGCAGGTGATCGTTTACCCAACATTTCACTTAGCGCATCCGTGGGGACGAATCATGACTCGAAATCAGACCACTCTTTTTCAAAGCAACTAAATAATCGACTAAACGAGAATGTGGGGATCAATATCAGTATCCCCATTTCTAAAAATCGCCAGGTTAAATCAGCTGTTGAAAAAGCAAAATTACAAACGGAAACAGCCCGTCTGGAAGAATTGAATACCCGCAAGGAATTGTGGAAAACGGTAGAGACTCTCCACCAGAATGTAATCTCAGCGCAAAGCAGATATGTGGCAGCCACGAACAGCGTGAAATCGGCCTCGATGAGTTATAACCTCGTTCAAGAACAATTCAATGCCGGCATGAAAAATACGGTGGAACTGCTCACGGAGAAGAACAATTATCTTTCGGCTTTGCAGGAACAGATTCAAGCAAAGTTCGAGGCGATTCTTTCACTCAAGCTACTCAATTTCTACCGCAATCAACCTATCGAAATCTAA
- a CDS encoding efflux RND transporter periplasmic adaptor subunit gives MKKIVTIIIIIAVIVGAFFFFRSGDKKVIAYETVELKKGSINNTVTATGTIEPITKVDVGTQVSGTISHIYADYNSVVKKGQLLAELDRKLLEAELRSEMANLKSSKSEFEYQDKNFKRLRQLHEKNLISETEYEEALYLYEKAQQAYEKAQATLVKAQSNLEYATIYSPIDGVVLSREVEEGQTVAASFETPTMFTIANDLRKMQVIANVDEADIGQVLEGQRVTFTVDAFPDDTFEGDVTQVRLNPTTESNVVTYEVVIDAPNPELKLKPGLTANITVYTMEKNDILLAPLKAFRFTPETDPANPQTPQVPQAGRGEKVVWLQTAEGIVPKVIKVGVSDGIYTEVKEGIQEGSRLIVGIERGKKIAPQGGSEESNPFMPPRPGQKKK, from the coding sequence ATGAAAAAGATTGTTACCATAATCATCATCATAGCCGTTATTGTCGGGGCCTTTTTCTTCTTCCGTTCGGGAGATAAAAAAGTGATAGCGTACGAGACTGTCGAACTGAAAAAAGGCTCCATCAATAACACGGTGACTGCCACGGGAACGATAGAGCCAATCACCAAAGTAGACGTGGGTACTCAAGTTTCCGGAACGATTTCACACATTTACGCGGATTACAATTCTGTCGTGAAAAAAGGACAATTACTCGCCGAACTAGACAGGAAACTACTGGAAGCCGAACTGAGATCCGAAATGGCGAATCTAAAATCAAGCAAAAGTGAATTCGAATACCAGGATAAAAACTTCAAACGCCTGCGCCAGTTACATGAAAAAAATTTAATTAGCGAAACAGAATACGAAGAAGCATTATACTTGTACGAGAAAGCACAACAAGCTTACGAAAAAGCACAAGCCACGCTGGTAAAAGCACAATCAAATCTTGAATATGCCACAATTTACTCGCCAATCGATGGCGTAGTTTTATCCAGAGAAGTGGAAGAGGGACAAACGGTTGCCGCCAGTTTCGAAACCCCGACCATGTTCACGATTGCTAACGATTTGCGTAAGATGCAAGTAATCGCTAACGTGGACGAGGCCGACATCGGTCAGGTGCTCGAAGGGCAACGCGTAACGTTCACGGTTGACGCTTTCCCGGATGACACGTTCGAGGGAGACGTGACTCAGGTACGATTGAATCCGACCACAGAGTCTAACGTGGTAACTTATGAGGTAGTTATTGATGCCCCGAATCCCGAATTAAAACTGAAACCGGGACTGACCGCAAATATCACGGTTTACACGATGGAGAAAAACGACATTCTGCTAGCCCCGTTAAAAGCTTTCCGCTTTACCCCGGAAACTGACCCAGCAAATCCGCAAACCCCACAAGTTCCACAAGCAGGAAGAGGAGAAAAAGTGGTTTGGTTGCAAACGGCAGAAGGCATTGTTCCCAAAGTGATCAAAGTGGGGGTCAGCGACGGAATATACACGGAAGTGAAAGAGGGGATACAGGAAGGTTCCCGCCTAATCGTGGGTATTGAACGCGGTAAAAAGATAGCCCCTCAAGGAGGTAGCGAGGAATCCAATCCGTTCATGCCACCGCGTCCGGGACAAAAGAAAAAATAA
- a CDS encoding ABC transporter ATP-binding protein: MANDIIKIENLRRDFKVGSETVHALRGISFSIRAGEFVTIMGTSGSGKSTLLNILGCLDTPTSGDYYLDGIAVRDMGKNDRATLRNRKIGFVFQSYNLLPKTTALENVELPLLYNPAVSSRERREKAMEALKAVGLSDRINHRSNQMSGGQQQRVAIARAIVNDPVILLADEATGNLDSRTSFEILTLFQRLHAEGRTIIFVTHNPEIAQFSSRNIVLRDGHITEDTVNPNVASAKKVLDSLPKEND, encoded by the coding sequence ATGGCAAATGATATTATAAAAATAGAAAACCTGAGGAGGGATTTTAAGGTCGGATCTGAAACCGTTCATGCTTTGCGCGGTATATCATTCTCGATCCGTGCCGGAGAGTTCGTGACGATAATGGGTACGAGTGGTTCCGGGAAATCCACCTTGCTCAATATCCTCGGATGTCTCGACACACCCACCTCGGGGGACTATTATCTCGATGGGATTGCAGTCCGGGATATGGGGAAAAATGACAGGGCCACACTGAGAAATCGCAAGATCGGATTCGTGTTCCAATCATACAATCTGTTACCCAAAACGACAGCCTTGGAAAATGTGGAATTACCGTTACTTTACAACCCAGCCGTTTCATCCCGGGAGCGTCGGGAAAAAGCGATGGAAGCTTTAAAAGCCGTGGGTCTAAGCGACCGGATCAATCATCGTTCCAATCAGATGTCCGGAGGACAGCAACAACGTGTTGCCATCGCCCGGGCGATCGTAAACGACCCGGTGATCCTGCTTGCCGACGAGGCTACGGGAAACTTGGACTCCCGTACTTCCTTTGAAATTCTCACGCTCTTTCAACGCCTTCACGCAGAAGGAAGAACCATTATATTCGTAACCCATAATCCCGAAATTGCCCAGTTCAGTAGTCGAAATATCGTTCTGCGGGATGGTCACATCACGGAAGACACGGTTAACCCAAACGTGGCCTCGGCCAAAAAAGTACTGGATTCGCTACCGAAGGAGAATGATTAA